From the Malus domestica chromosome 17, GDT2T_hap1 genome, one window contains:
- the LOC103426001 gene encoding uncharacterized protein gives MAMEFRSYKDDAWYDVRIETEGGNGCGGGRLRLRIKFLGFHDDQDEFADANNFRSVSDVAELRSRFRSMSAQLQDSECSQVNRGMIVCAAHSALPDDRRFYDAVVDDVVHSKHVFVNGEEQCTCTFILSWQHGPFARTLTAEALEHICRVQPPVADDELNPLLISFLNLARKRIEATGFSDSNVSSAEAAAASNGRNGPPGFPQRRNQETRPSRLSSGHVKGHDVDIGGVPHMIIIDNLEKGLSPSTIMEFIHQQLSISCQAFVSPSKLLEIYARGGILLHSKANFDKLLVFLENPDHIIISSGGRPWFVTEKLPLHGSLKAVTETFALASQKVLQSRTGTCNDLKVVVSGTKEYEQAKQLRDLFKQFAKHQCMLQQRLVIEEGRILQLSDPV, from the exons ATGGCGATGGAGTTCAGGTCCTACAAGGACGACGCGTGGTACGACGTGCGTATCGAGACGGAGGGCGGCAATGGCTGCGGTGGCGGCCGCCTGAGACTGAGAATCAAGTTCCTCGGGTTCCACGACGACCAGGACGAGTTCGCCGACGCCAACAACTTCAGGTCGGTGAGTGACGTGGCCGAGTTGAGGTCTCGGTTCAGGTCCATGTCGGCTCAGCTTCAGGACTCGGAGTGCTCTCAGGTGAACAGGGGGATGATCGTCTGCGCCGCTCACTCCGCTCTCCCCGACGATCGCCGCTTCTACGACGCCGTCGTGGATGAC GTTGTGCATAGTAAGCATGTGTTTGTAAACGGAGAAGAACAATGCACATGCACCTTCATCCTCTCATGGCAGCACGGTCCGTTCGCCAGGACGCTGACCGCCGAAGCTCTCGAGCACATTTGCAGAGTCCAGCCTCCGGTTGCTGATGACGAACTGAATCCACTGCTCATCTCTTTTCTGAACTTGGCAAGGAAGAGAATTGAAGCAACTGGCTTTTCGGATTCGAATGTGAGTTCTGCTGAAGCTGCTGCTGCCAGCAATGGCCGAAATGGCCCCCCCGGCTTTCCTCAACGCCGAAATCAG GAAACAAGGCCTTCTAGGTTGTCCTCAGGTCATGTCAAAG GACATGACGTAGATATCGGAGGGGTGCCGCATATGATCATTATAGACAATCTTGAGAAGGGGTTATCGCCATCAACAATTATGGAGTTTATTCATCAACAACTTTCAATCTCATGTCAAGCATTTGTTTCGCCAAGTAAGTTGTTAGAGATATATGCACGAGGAGGCATTCTGTTGCACAGCAAAGCGAACTTTGACAAGTTATTGGTCTTTTTGGAGAATCCAGATCACATCATTATTTCCTCGGGAGGAAG ACCTTGGTTCGTGACTGAAAAATTACCGTTACATGGCTCGCTAAAGGCAGTGACTGAAACATTTGCTCTTGCATCTCAG AAAGTCTTACAGAGCAGAACCGGAACTTGCAATGACTTGAAGGTGGTTGTTTCTGGTACTAAAGAGTATGAGCAGGCTAAGCAGCTACGTGATTTGTTTAAGCAATTTGCCAAGCATCAATGCATGCTTCAGCAGAGATTAGTTATTGAAGAGGGAAGGATCTTGCAGCTGTCTGATCCGGTGTAG
- the LOC139193348 gene encoding uncharacterized protein, with protein MALVKTCKEQLRCMRNDENFDLLVDKVSSFCVEHEIEVPNMDDLYVIQGKSLRKAPRKTNRHHYKVELYFEVIDFQLTELDDRFTEGNTELLICLACLSPNDSFVAFDKEKLVRLAQMYHKDFMDRDRLALQD; from the coding sequence atggctTTAGTCAAGACATGTAAAGAACAACTACGTTGCATGAGGaatgatgaaaattttgatctttTGGTTGATAAAGTATCATCTTTTTGTGTTGAACATGAAATTGAGGTGCCTAATATGGATGATTTATATGTCATTCAAGGGAAGTCATTGCGTAAGGCTCCAAGAAAGACCAATCGTCATCATTACAAAGTGGAGCTCTATTTTGAGGTCATTGATTTCCAACTTACAGAATTAGATGATCGCTTCACTGAAGGTAATACCGAATTGCTTATTTGCTTGGCATGTTTGAGTCCGAATGATTCATTTGTAGCTTTTGATAAAGAGAAGCTTGTTCGCCTTGCTCAGATGTATCATAAAGATTTCATGGATCGAGATAGATTGGCACTTCAAGATTAA